A window of Acidobacteriota bacterium contains these coding sequences:
- a CDS encoding DUF1049 domain-containing protein, whose protein sequence is MNLRTFFSLLLIFVVVSFLILVAALNREQLTLNLYFWKFTGSFWLFLYIFLLAGFLTSVIWLLIRNSRLLLANLREKRRREKEEKTRELYIKAMEQLSQGKPEEAFSTIEKILEEDPKNYQALLAGGDILRLRGKYEEAVNLHLSAKMINPSDPKLLLSLAQDYIGAGKEKQAISLLKKLLKEKETKWQISAYRELRDIATRKDRIEEARELTEEIIRLVREEEEERRKEEEVLLGLDYQLILLRLDEGKRKEALNSLRKIIKSHPKFIPAYFRLFKILYQENKGGEEMILDGFRATENPLLLKLAEGYLLSQEDPTYAISLYQKALKEASRDIPVRFYLAKLYYKLEMIDEAMAEANEIDGRIEYSFDIDLLLAELYLKRGDYREATQRLRNIIERAKLFYDYYRCRLCGKTYEAWQERCDNCLRWNTIELIIPKELASPKELTPPEAPVHPPRVD, encoded by the coding sequence ATGAATTTAAGAACCTTTTTCTCTCTGTTGCTTATATTCGTAGTGGTGAGTTTCCTCATCCTTGTAGCTGCTCTGAACAGAGAGCAGTTGACCTTAAACCTTTACTTCTGGAAGTTCACCGGCTCATTCTGGCTCTTCCTTTATATCTTCCTCTTAGCTGGCTTCCTTACCTCGGTCATCTGGCTCCTCATCAGGAACTCCCGCCTTCTCCTCGCCAATTTAAGGGAAAAAAGACGGAGAGAAAAGGAGGAGAAGACCAGAGAGCTATATATAAAGGCGATGGAACAGCTCTCCCAAGGAAAGCCCGAAGAGGCTTTCTCTACTATCGAAAAGATACTGGAGGAAGACCCGAAAAACTACCAGGCTCTCCTCGCTGGTGGTGATATCCTTCGCCTCCGGGGAAAATATGAAGAGGCGGTAAACCTCCATTTAAGCGCCAAGATGATAAACCCAAGCGATCCGAAACTCCTCCTCTCCCTCGCCCAAGATTACATTGGAGCAGGGAAGGAAAAACAGGCCATCTCTCTTCTTAAAAAGCTCCTTAAAGAGAAAGAGACAAAATGGCAGATCTCCGCTTATCGAGAATTGAGGGATATCGCTACCAGAAAGGACCGGATAGAGGAAGCACGGGAACTTACGGAAGAGATTATTCGACTGGTTCGAGAGGAGGAAGAGGAAAGGAGAAAAGAGGAGGAGGTACTCTTGGGACTCGACTATCAACTCATCCTCCTCCGCCTTGACGAAGGGAAGAGAAAGGAGGCCTTAAACTCCCTCCGGAAGATAATCAAGAGCCACCCTAAGTTCATACCCGCCTATTTCCGGCTCTTCAAGATCCTCTACCAGGAGAACAAAGGGGGGGAGGAAATGATACTCGATGGCTTCCGGGCTACGGAAAACCCTCTCCTCCTTAAACTGGCGGAGGGATATCTCCTCTCCCAGGAGGACCCCACTTATGCTATCTCTCTTTACCAAAAGGCACTGAAGGAGGCATCGCGCGATATTCCAGTGAGGTTCTATCTCGCCAAGCTCTATTATAAACTCGAGATGATAGATGAAGCGATGGCCGAGGCAAACGAGATCGACGGCAGAATAGAGTACTCCTTCGATATCGATCTCCTCCTCGCTGAGCTCTACCTCAAACGGGGAGATTACCGGGAGGCAACCCAAAGGCTTAGGAACATCATCGAGCGGGCAAAACTCTTTTATGATTATTACCGTTGTCGCCTCTGTGGAAAGACCTATGAGGCGTGGCAGGAACGGTGTGATAATTGCCTCCGTTGGAATACGATAGAACTCATCATTCCAAAAGAGCTTGCCTCTCCAAAGGAACTCACCCCTCCTGAAGCACCAGTTCATCCGCCCCGGGTGGATTGA
- the obgE gene encoding GTPase ObgE yields the protein MFVDRVKIYVKAGNGGRGCVSFHREKFAPRGGPDGGDGGKGGDVYLKSTEEVDDLSHLAKRLRYKAGNGGGGSGNNRSGKKGRDIIIPVPPGTMVLDGEKGELIHDFTKPEELFLIAKGGRGGRGNAHFATPTNQTPHYAEPGEEGEERWLILELKLIADVGLVGLPNAGKSTLISRISAAHPKIASYPFTTLNPNLGVVELPDYRRFTVADIPGLIEGAHKGSGLGHEFLRHIERTRLIVHLVDISSADPEEVLHKVETINKELATYSKELPKKVQLLVGNKIDLIKERKKIEKIASKLKEAGCEMIFISALTGEGVPQLVERMAELLFSSVKRG from the coding sequence ATGTTCGTCGATCGGGTAAAGATATATGTCAAGGCGGGAAATGGCGGAAGGGGTTGTGTGAGTTTTCACCGGGAGAAATTCGCCCCTCGAGGAGGACCGGATGGTGGGGATGGAGGAAAAGGGGGGGATGTCTACCTCAAGAGTACGGAAGAGGTGGATGACCTTTCCCATCTTGCTAAACGGCTGAGATATAAGGCGGGAAATGGCGGCGGAGGTTCGGGAAATAACCGAAGTGGAAAGAAAGGAAGGGACATAATCATACCCGTTCCTCCTGGTACTATGGTCCTCGATGGGGAAAAGGGCGAGTTGATCCATGATTTCACCAAGCCGGAGGAGCTCTTTCTGATTGCTAAAGGAGGACGCGGAGGAAGAGGCAACGCTCATTTCGCCACTCCAACCAATCAAACACCGCATTACGCTGAACCCGGCGAAGAGGGTGAAGAGCGGTGGCTAATACTCGAACTCAAGCTGATAGCCGATGTTGGGCTGGTAGGACTTCCCAACGCTGGCAAAAGCACCCTTATTTCCCGTATCTCAGCTGCCCATCCCAAGATCGCTTCTTATCCTTTCACCACCTTAAATCCAAATTTAGGTGTAGTTGAACTTCCCGATTATCGCCGATTCACCGTTGCCGATATCCCAGGGTTGATCGAGGGAGCGCATAAGGGGAGCGGATTGGGACATGAGTTCCTCCGCCACATCGAAAGGACGAGGCTCATCGTTCATCTTGTTGACATCTCCTCAGCCGATCCAGAGGAGGTTCTCCATAAGGTAGAAACGATAAACAAGGAACTTGCCACCTATTCCAAAGAACTTCCGAAGAAGGTACAACTTCTGGTGGGAAACAAGATAGATTTGATAAAGGAGAGAAAAAAGATCGAGAAAATAGCCTCGAAACTGAAAGAAGCGGGTTGCGAAATGATTTTCATCTCCGCCCTTACTGGAGAGGGGGTGCCTCAGCTGGTGGAGAGGATGGCGGAACTTCTCTTCAGTTCGGTCAAGAGGGGCTGA
- a CDS encoding NAD+ synthase — MEELFIDTSSVEKRLVNFLKETVKEAGFSRVVIGLSGGLDSTTSAYLAVRALGKDGVVGVMMPYKTSSPSGVADAERVIRKLGIKSEKVDITPMIDAYFDTYEPQADKIRRGNKMARERMAILFDLSKKHNALVLGTSNKTELLLGYGTLYGDTACSLNAIGDLYKIQVRQLARHLEVPERIIDKVPTADLWQGQTDEGELGYSYSELDRFLFHLIEREADFPTLQKLGFADDFIREVIAKVRASRFKVKVPKIAVLTEHPVSGEIKLPKI; from the coding sequence ATGGAGGAATTATTTATAGATACCTCTTCAGTAGAGAAGAGATTGGTTAACTTCCTCAAGGAGACGGTGAAGGAGGCGGGTTTTTCCCGGGTGGTGATCGGTCTTTCTGGAGGGCTTGATTCCACTACCTCTGCCTACCTTGCAGTGAGAGCGCTGGGAAAGGACGGGGTTGTCGGAGTGATGATGCCCTATAAAACGAGCTCCCCTTCTGGTGTAGCTGATGCGGAGCGGGTGATAAGGAAACTCGGCATCAAAAGCGAGAAGGTCGATATCACCCCAATGATCGACGCCTACTTCGATACCTATGAGCCCCAAGCGGATAAGATCAGACGGGGGAATAAGATGGCGCGGGAGCGGATGGCTATCCTCTTCGATCTATCCAAGAAACATAATGCCCTTGTCCTCGGGACCTCCAACAAGACGGAACTACTGTTGGGCTATGGCACCCTCTACGGTGATACCGCTTGTTCCCTAAACGCAATTGGCGATCTCTATAAGATCCAGGTTCGTCAGCTTGCTCGCCATTTAGAGGTGCCGGAGCGGATCATAGATAAGGTGCCCACCGCTGATCTGTGGCAGGGGCAGACTGACGAGGGAGAGCTCGGTTATTCCTATTCTGAACTCGATCGGTTTTTATTCCATCTGATAGAGAGAGAGGCAGACTTTCCTACCTTGCAAAAGCTCGGCTTTGCCGACGATTTCATCCGAGAGGTGATCGCCAAGGTGCGTGCTTCTCGGTTCAAGGTAAAGGTGCCTAAGATCGCTGTCCTTACCGAACATCCCGTATCTGGAGAGATAAAGCTTCCCAAGATCTAA
- the rpmA gene encoding 50S ribosomal protein L27: MAHKKAGGSSRNGRDSKAKRLGVKRFGGQVVTAGSILVRQRGTRFKPGLNVGRGGDDTLFALVTGVVKFENKGRKGKFVSVLPSE; encoded by the coding sequence ATGGCTCATAAAAAAGCCGGAGGTAGCTCCCGTAATGGACGGGATAGCAAAGCAAAACGGCTGGGGGTGAAGCGGTTTGGCGGACAAGTAGTTACCGCTGGCTCCATACTCGTCCGTCAGCGGGGCACCAGGTTCAAACCTGGGCTAAACGTGGGAAGGGGTGGTGATGACACCCTCTTTGCTCTGGTTACCGGAGTAGTGAAATTCGAGAATAAGGGACGAAAGGGTAAATTCGTCAGTGTCCTCCCGAGCGAATAA
- a CDS encoding ComF family protein — protein MNGLRKILFKGKEAILSLIYPAFCLSCGKFIPEGFLCPQCLNELKLISPPFCPLCGLPYDISYPSKHLCAECLSGKRHFKMARSAFAYEGVGRELIHSFKFGKKKTLLPFLSQLMWKALSSYPELLSVDLVVPVPLHPKRERERGFNQSALLAKEMAKRTGLPFTSNLLRKVKPTPPQSSLTRTERLKVVKGAFTVAKRGNISLGGKKILLVDDILTTGATADECTRTLLSAGAKEVFVFTLARTP, from the coding sequence ATGAACGGGCTGCGGAAAATCCTCTTCAAGGGGAAAGAGGCAATTTTATCTCTTATCTATCCCGCCTTCTGTTTAAGCTGTGGTAAGTTTATCCCCGAAGGATTCCTCTGCCCCCAATGTCTCAACGAACTGAAACTTATATCTCCGCCCTTCTGCCCCCTATGTGGTCTTCCCTATGACATCTCCTACCCCAGTAAACACCTCTGTGCTGAATGTCTCTCGGGAAAGCGACACTTCAAGATGGCGCGATCCGCCTTTGCCTATGAAGGGGTGGGACGAGAGCTGATTCATAGCTTCAAATTTGGGAAAAAGAAAACGCTTCTTCCCTTCCTTTCCCAGCTTATGTGGAAAGCCCTCTCCTCCTATCCCGAATTACTCAGTGTTGATCTGGTGGTTCCCGTTCCCCTCCATCCCAAGAGAGAGCGAGAGCGGGGTTTCAACCAGTCGGCACTCCTTGCAAAGGAGATGGCAAAAAGGACGGGTTTGCCCTTTACCTCAAATCTTCTAAGAAAGGTAAAACCCACTCCACCTCAGTCCTCTCTTACCCGAACGGAGAGATTGAAGGTAGTGAAAGGGGCTTTCACCGTAGCAAAAAGGGGGAACATCTCCCTCGGCGGGAAAAAGATCCTCCTCGTCGATGACATCCTCACCACCGGGGCGACCGCCGATGAATGCACTCGCACCCTCCTTTCCGCTGGAGCCAAGGAGGTTTTCGTCTTTACCCTTGCTCGAACCCCATAG
- the pta gene encoding phosphate acetyltransferase produces the protein MESEDFLAEIMKKATANPKRIVFPEGTEERVLTATKGILEKGIAEVILLGEEEVIKKGLSERAVSLDKVTVINPVTSDKLRPYADVFYELRKHKGITEEQALETMKNPNYFGTMMVYKGEADGLVSGSTHTTAETVRPALQIIKTKEGSSTVSSFFFMVFPETTYIFADCAIVEDPTPEQLAEIALDAAHNAKAFGIPPLVAMLSYSTKGSAKSPMTEKVIKATEIARKRLASLYPNGTDIKIDGELQLDAAIVPKVAEKKAKGSEVAGRARVLIFPDLNSGNIGYKLTQRLGGAEAYGPILQGLAKPVNDLSRGCSAEDIIGITAITVIQAQGV, from the coding sequence ATGGAGAGTGAAGATTTTCTCGCTGAGATAATGAAAAAGGCGACCGCTAATCCCAAAAGGATAGTCTTTCCCGAAGGGACCGAGGAGCGAGTGCTTACCGCGACCAAAGGGATATTGGAGAAGGGGATAGCGGAAGTCATCCTCCTTGGAGAGGAGGAGGTGATCAAAAAGGGACTTTCTGAGCGGGCTGTTTCTCTGGACAAGGTAACGGTGATAAATCCCGTTACTTCTGACAAACTTAGGCCTTATGCTGATGTTTTTTATGAGCTCCGGAAACATAAAGGGATCACTGAGGAGCAAGCCCTCGAAACGATGAAGAACCCGAACTACTTCGGGACGATGATGGTCTATAAAGGGGAGGCTGATGGGCTTGTCTCCGGTTCCACCCACACCACCGCGGAAACGGTCCGTCCCGCCCTTCAGATCATCAAGACAAAGGAGGGTTCGAGCACTGTATCGAGCTTCTTCTTTATGGTGTTTCCCGAGACAACCTATATCTTTGCCGACTGCGCCATCGTGGAGGACCCAACCCCGGAACAGCTCGCCGAGATCGCCCTTGATGCTGCCCACAATGCCAAGGCGTTCGGGATACCACCGCTGGTGGCGATGCTCTCCTATTCTACCAAGGGCTCGGCGAAAAGCCCGATGACGGAAAAGGTGATTAAGGCGACCGAGATAGCCAGGAAGCGTCTTGCCAGTCTTTATCCTAATGGCACTGATATCAAGATAGACGGTGAGCTTCAGCTCGATGCGGCGATAGTCCCCAAGGTCGCCGAGAAGAAGGCGAAGGGGAGCGAGGTTGCTGGTAGGGCTCGGGTGCTCATCTTCCCCGATCTAAATTCAGGCAACATCGGATATAAGCTTACCCAGAGATTAGGGGGGGCTGAGGCATATGGTCCCATCCTTCAAGGGCTTGCCAAGCCGGTAAACGACCTCTCACGAGGTTGTTCTGCAGAGGATATCATAGGTATAACCGCCATTACAGTAATACAGGCACAGGGTGTGTGA
- a CDS encoding TraR/DksA family transcriptional regulator, which translates to MGLTKKTLEYYKEKLQKKQRELLQYYLKNRDYTKETPDDGIRDLADQAALEYEREFLFALSDADRRLLRLIKEALERIAKGTYGYCQECGERISKKRLDAVPWARHCIKCQELQDKGLIK; encoded by the coding sequence ATGGGGCTGACCAAGAAAACCTTGGAGTATTATAAAGAGAAACTTCAAAAGAAACAGAGGGAGCTTTTACAGTATTACCTCAAGAATAGGGATTACACTAAGGAAACTCCTGACGATGGCATCAGGGATCTGGCAGATCAGGCAGCGCTCGAATATGAACGGGAGTTCCTCTTTGCCCTTTCCGATGCTGATCGCCGCCTCCTCCGGCTTATAAAGGAGGCACTGGAGCGGATCGCCAAGGGAACCTACGGTTACTGCCAGGAATGTGGCGAAAGGATAAGCAAAAAAAGGCTTGATGCCGTTCCTTGGGCAAGGCATTGTATCAAATGCCAAGAACTTCAGGATAAGGGGTTAATTAAATAA
- a CDS encoding acetate kinase, whose translation MKILVINSGSSSIKYQLFEIENGDYELLAKGLVDRIGLSGSAVYHRPKDKKETVVEKDIPNHELGIKLMLDLLTHPSHGVIKDMKEIEGIGHRVVHGGEKFYESVLIDDEVEKTIEECIELAPLHNPPNLLGIRSCKRLLPGVPQVAVFDTAFHQTMPKKAYLYGLPIEQYERYRIRRYGFHGTSHRYVAFEAAKILGKDLTELKIVTCHLGNGCSITAVKNGKSVDTSMGFTPLEGLVMGTRAGDMDPYIPLFIIEKQGLTPQEVNNLMNKKSGLLGLSGNRDMRDVMAAAEKGDERAKTALEIFVYRVAKYIGAYAMAMGGLDAVVFTAGMGENSPYLREKVLEYGGFLGIKVDKEKNEKNERIFTTPDSKVVGLVIPTNEELVIARDTYSIISKK comes from the coding sequence GTGAAGATATTGGTTATAAACTCTGGGTCCTCATCCATAAAATATCAGCTCTTTGAGATTGAGAATGGGGATTATGAGCTTCTTGCTAAGGGGTTAGTAGATAGGATAGGACTTTCCGGATCGGCGGTTTATCATCGTCCAAAGGATAAAAAGGAGACGGTGGTGGAAAAGGACATCCCCAATCACGAGTTGGGGATCAAGTTGATGCTCGACCTCCTTACTCATCCGAGCCATGGAGTGATCAAGGATATGAAGGAGATAGAGGGGATAGGACACCGGGTAGTTCACGGTGGGGAGAAGTTCTATGAATCGGTTCTAATAGACGATGAAGTTGAGAAGACGATCGAGGAGTGCATCGAGTTGGCACCGCTTCACAACCCGCCGAATCTCCTTGGCATAAGGTCCTGTAAACGGCTTCTTCCCGGTGTGCCTCAGGTGGCGGTGTTCGATACCGCCTTCCACCAAACAATGCCCAAAAAGGCGTACCTCTATGGACTTCCCATCGAGCAGTATGAGAGATATCGCATCCGTCGCTACGGTTTCCATGGGACCTCACATAGATATGTCGCCTTCGAGGCAGCGAAGATACTTGGTAAGGACTTAACCGAGCTCAAGATAGTAACCTGTCATTTGGGAAATGGTTGCAGTATCACCGCGGTAAAGAATGGGAAGTCGGTGGATACCTCGATGGGTTTCACCCCGCTTGAGGGGTTGGTGATGGGTACCAGGGCTGGTGATATGGACCCCTATATCCCGCTCTTCATCATCGAGAAGCAGGGGCTCACCCCTCAGGAAGTGAATAACCTGATGAACAAGAAGAGCGGGTTGCTCGGTCTTTCTGGCAACCGGGATATGCGCGATGTGATGGCGGCAGCGGAAAAGGGGGATGAACGGGCGAAGACCGCGCTTGAGATATTTGTATATCGGGTGGCGAAGTACATCGGCGCCTATGCAATGGCGATGGGTGGCCTTGACGCTGTTGTTTTTACTGCGGGAATGGGCGAAAATAGCCCTTACTTGCGGGAAAAGGTGCTCGAATATGGAGGATTCCTTGGGATAAAGGTGGACAAGGAGAAGAATGAGAAGAATGAGCGCATCTTCACCACCCCCGATTCCAAGGTAGTGGGTTTGGTCATTCCCACCAATGAGGAGTTGGTGATCGCCCGGGATACCTATAGTATAATTAGTAAGAAGTAA
- the rsfS gene encoding ribosome silencing factor, with protein sequence MGEEKAIDKKKIAWQVKEVIRAIREKKGFDLTVLDVREIASFTDYFIICSGTSTKQTQTISDAVREELERKELSPYHIEGYEYGKWILIDYIDFIVNIFLPETREYYELEKLWADAPRIELDKLEE encoded by the coding sequence ATGGGAGAGGAGAAAGCGATAGACAAGAAGAAGATAGCTTGGCAGGTGAAAGAGGTGATAAGGGCGATAAGGGAGAAGAAGGGGTTTGACTTGACCGTCCTCGATGTGCGGGAGATCGCTTCGTTCACCGACTATTTCATCATCTGTAGCGGGACATCGACGAAACAGACCCAGACCATCTCCGACGCGGTTAGGGAGGAGTTGGAGAGAAAGGAACTATCCCCATATCACATCGAAGGATATGAGTACGGGAAATGGATATTGATCGATTACATCGACTTTATCGTCAACATCTTTCTCCCGGAGACAAGGGAGTATTACGAACTGGAAAAGCTTTGGGCAGATGCGCCAAGGATCGAACTGGATAAACTTGAAGAATGA
- the rplU gene encoding 50S ribosomal protein L21, translating to MYAVITTGGKQYRVSPGDLLKVEKLAKEKGEKVEFKEVLLLKDDKGIKVGTPYLPNAKVVCTVLTEAKDKKIIVFKKKRRKGYRRKRGHRQWYSLLKVEKITAEAAKPRRKKKEEEEKKEA from the coding sequence ATGTACGCAGTAATAACCACCGGGGGTAAACAATATCGGGTTTCACCAGGTGATCTTTTAAAGGTGGAGAAGCTGGCAAAGGAAAAAGGGGAAAAGGTTGAGTTCAAGGAGGTGCTCCTTTTAAAGGACGATAAAGGGATAAAGGTGGGAACCCCCTACCTTCCTAATGCCAAAGTGGTTTGCACCGTTTTAACCGAAGCAAAGGATAAGAAGATAATCGTATTTAAGAAAAAAAGAAGAAAGGGCTACCGCCGGAAGCGGGGGCATCGTCAGTGGTATTCTCTTCTCAAGGTGGAGAAGATAACCGCTGAGGCGGCAAAGCCCAGAAGAAAAAAGAAGGAAGAAGAGGAAAAAAAGGAGGCTTAG
- a CDS encoding diguanylate cyclase codes for MEEGRVRVLLLEDEPDHSELIRLHLTEEQEIEVECVSSLSEAREILKEKEVDVVVADYVLGEERGTFLLREFGSGDRKIPFIFLTGKGDERVAQEALKLGADDYLTKDEVFADFSLLLGSIKRVVSYRQALSFREKLESELRLHRQLNEEIVRQSPFGIALIDREGNLIFGNPALFSIMGLSPDELVGRSIFSLETMELFGILDDLRQSFTEGRPFEVRDAAFITPIADRKLYLSWVGTPLRNERGEVDRVLVFVMDTTKQKQAEERARLLIKRLRAGAKLSRSLLFNLDFPEALLLLGKEVSKVFPHLLSLSFIEGGTGSSCIARYLPKEKKLVLYDSNEVGLRSGRLRFLLDYQRPFLVKKILPQIWSERERNFFGDKAQSLAFLPLEVGGRFFGVLLASFGGEITPEADFGFLKDLALNLSLALERTRLYQELKRSHEQVVMLNQLSKRLNSVLDPKEIVKIAVSELPGILGIRLCSIFLYDPRAKTLRLLGHNHPDLGKNIEIVISAERDSLISKVASQKEPLLVKDVEKELGISNKVKYRSSSYLGVPLVLGDELIGVLNLNDKVNGEEFSEADLGVVTAVAEHLAAALGNALRYRYTLDLSQRDGLTNLYSHRFFQEALAREIARVERYGTKLTLLMGDLDHFKNINDRYGHQVGDLILKGIALILKGDTRLSDTVARYGGEEFAIILPDTNGDQGFAMAERIRKRVEEKLFSTPAGRLTITISFGVAEYKEKMKPSELIELADRALYRAKTSGRNRVELA; via the coding sequence ATGGAGGAGGGACGAGTAAGGGTTCTTCTACTCGAGGACGAACCCGACCACAGCGAGCTTATAAGACTCCACCTAACTGAGGAACAGGAGATAGAGGTGGAGTGTGTCTCCTCTCTCTCCGAGGCAAGAGAGATCTTGAAGGAGAAGGAGGTCGATGTAGTAGTAGCCGATTATGTTCTCGGTGAGGAGCGGGGGACTTTCCTTCTTAGGGAATTTGGCTCAGGGGATCGGAAGATCCCCTTCATTTTTCTCACCGGCAAGGGGGACGAGAGGGTAGCGCAGGAAGCGCTTAAACTGGGAGCTGATGATTATCTCACCAAGGATGAGGTCTTTGCCGATTTCTCCCTTCTTCTCGGGAGTATAAAGCGAGTGGTTTCCTATCGTCAAGCGTTATCCTTCAGAGAGAAGCTTGAGAGCGAGCTTAGATTACATCGCCAGCTTAATGAGGAGATAGTTCGACAATCACCTTTTGGTATCGCTTTGATCGACCGGGAGGGAAACCTAATTTTTGGAAATCCCGCCTTGTTTTCCATAATGGGCTTAAGCCCTGATGAACTGGTAGGACGAAGCATATTCTCGTTGGAGACGATGGAGCTCTTTGGCATCTTGGATGATCTCCGTCAGTCCTTTACTGAGGGGAGACCGTTTGAGGTAAGAGATGCTGCTTTCATCACCCCTATTGCTGACCGGAAGCTTTATCTCAGCTGGGTTGGCACTCCACTCAGGAATGAACGAGGGGAGGTAGATCGAGTTCTCGTCTTTGTAATGGATACAACCAAGCAAAAACAGGCGGAAGAAAGGGCGAGGTTGCTTATCAAGAGGTTGAGGGCGGGAGCTAAGCTCAGTCGTTCCCTTCTTTTTAACCTCGATTTTCCTGAGGCTCTGTTGCTTTTGGGGAAGGAGGTGAGCAAGGTCTTTCCCCACTTGCTCTCCCTCTCTTTTATTGAGGGAGGTACGGGAAGTAGCTGTATAGCTCGATATCTTCCCAAGGAGAAAAAACTGGTTCTTTATGATTCCAATGAGGTTGGTTTAAGAAGTGGGAGGCTTCGGTTTCTTCTCGATTATCAACGACCCTTCTTGGTGAAAAAGATCCTTCCTCAGATTTGGTCAGAACGGGAAAGGAACTTTTTTGGAGATAAAGCCCAATCCCTTGCCTTTCTCCCCCTTGAGGTGGGAGGGCGTTTCTTTGGAGTGTTGCTGGCAAGTTTTGGCGGGGAGATAACCCCGGAAGCGGACTTTGGTTTTTTGAAGGACCTTGCCTTGAACCTCTCCCTCGCCCTCGAACGGACCAGGCTTTATCAGGAGCTTAAGCGTTCTCACGAGCAGGTGGTAATGCTCAACCAGCTGAGTAAGAGGTTGAACTCGGTGTTGGACCCTAAGGAGATAGTGAAGATCGCTGTTTCTGAACTTCCCGGAATATTGGGGATTAGGCTCTGCTCCATCTTCCTCTACGATCCGAGGGCAAAGACCCTCCGCCTCCTTGGACATAATCACCCAGATTTGGGGAAGAATATCGAGATCGTCATCTCGGCAGAAAGGGATTCCCTCATAAGTAAGGTCGCCTCGCAGAAGGAACCCCTTTTGGTTAAGGATGTGGAGAAGGAGCTCGGTATCTCCAATAAGGTTAAGTATAGGTCGAGCTCTTACCTCGGGGTGCCACTGGTATTGGGAGATGAGCTCATCGGGGTGCTCAATTTAAATGATAAGGTGAATGGGGAGGAGTTTTCCGAGGCGGACTTGGGGGTGGTGACTGCGGTAGCAGAGCACCTTGCCGCCGCTTTAGGCAACGCCCTTCGTTATCGGTATACCCTTGATCTCTCCCAGCGGGATGGACTAACCAATCTATATAGCCATCGTTTCTTCCAAGAGGCTTTGGCTCGGGAGATAGCTCGGGTGGAGCGTTATGGGACTAAGCTCACCCTTCTTATGGGGGACCTCGATCACTTTAAGAACATAAACGATCGTTACGGACATCAAGTGGGAGACCTGATCCTGAAGGGGATCGCTCTTATTCTGAAGGGTGATACTCGACTTTCGGACACGGTGGCGAGATATGGGGGCGAGGAGTTCGCCATTATTCTTCCCGATACCAACGGCGATCAGGGTTTCGCTATGGCAGAGAGGATAAGAAAGAGGGTGGAGGAGAAGCTCTTTTCCACCCCAGCGGGAAGGCTTACCATAACCATTAGTTTCGGTGTTGCCGAATATAAGGAGAAGATGAAACCCTCGGAGCTGATCGAGCTTGCCGACCGCGCCCTCTATCGAGCTAAGACCAGTGGCAGGAATCGGGTAGAGCTTGCCTGA
- the nadD gene encoding nicotinate-nucleotide adenylyltransferase, with amino-acid sequence MEKEVQKIGIFGGTFDPIHYGHLKTAKSILEAVGLDLIYIVPSYISPHKPAGEITHAIHRYAMVVLATIDEERLVPSTVEIERSKPSYTIDTIKEFRNRFPEEKIFFITGSDSFAEITTWKDYEKLLGDCLFLVNLRAGVPFSRLNHLPQEIRERTVELTSSNPSEAERAIKEWGERKGASIFLVKTPEIPISSTEIRERITAGKRFDHLLPERVARYIERLNLYR; translated from the coding sequence ATGGAAAAAGAGGTTCAAAAAATCGGCATCTTTGGTGGTACCTTCGATCCCATCCACTACGGCCATTTAAAGACGGCGAAGAGCATCCTTGAGGCGGTGGGACTTGATCTAATCTATATCGTCCCCTCCTATATCTCACCCCACAAACCAGCGGGTGAGATCACTCACGCCATCCACCGCTATGCAATGGTGGTACTCGCTACCATCGATGAGGAAAGGCTCGTCCCCTCGACCGTGGAGATAGAGCGGAGCAAACCCTCCTATACCATAGACACGATTAAGGAGTTTAGGAACCGTTTCCCTGAAGAAAAGATCTTCTTCATAACCGGAAGCGACTCCTTTGCCGAAATTACCACCTGGAAGGATTATGAAAAGCTCCTCGGAGACTGTCTCTTCTTAGTGAACCTAAGGGCAGGGGTTCCCTTTTCTCGGCTCAACCACCTTCCTCAAGAGATAAGGGAGAGGACGGTCGAACTTACCTCCTCCAATCCCAGTGAGGCGGAGAGGGCGATCAAGGAGTGGGGAGAAAGAAAAGGTGCCTCCATCTTCCTGGTAAAGACGCCTGAGATACCCATCTCATCTACCGAGATCAGGGAGAGAATAACAGCGGGGAAAAGGTTTGACCACCTTCTTCCGGAAAGGGTGGCGAGATACATTGAACGGTTAAACCTCTATCGCTAA